A genomic stretch from Fusobacterium sp. DD2 includes:
- the rpsG gene encoding 30S ribosomal protein S7: MSRRRAAVKRDVLPDSRYSDKVVTKVINSIMLDGKKAIAEGIFYSAMDLIKEKTGKEGYDVFKQALENIKPQIEVRSRRIGGATYQVPVEVKAERQQTLAIRWLTLYTRQRKEYGMIEKLAAELIAAANNEGATIKKKEDTYKMAEANRAFAHYKI; this comes from the coding sequence ATGTCAAGAAGAAGAGCAGCGGTAAAAAGAGATGTATTACCTGATTCAAGATATTCTGATAAAGTTGTAACTAAGGTTATCAACTCAATCATGTTAGATGGAAAAAAAGCTATAGCAGAAGGAATCTTCTATTCAGCTATGGATTTAATAAAAGAAAAAACTGGTAAAGAGGGGTATGATGTATTTAAACAAGCTTTAGAAAACATTAAACCTCAAATCGAAGTTAGATCAAGAAGAATTGGAGGAGCTACATACCAAGTTCCAGTAGAAGTTAAAGCTGAAAGACAACAAACTTTAGCTATCAGATGGTTAACTCTTTATACAAGACAAAGAAAAGAGTATGGTATGATCGAAAAATTAGCAGCAGAATTAATCGCAGCAGCTAATAACGAAGGAGCTACTATCAAGAAAAAAGAAGATACTTATAAAATGGCAGAAGCTAACAGAGCTTTCGCACACTACAAAATTTAA
- the rpsL gene encoding 30S ribosomal protein S12 → MPTLSQLVKKGRDVLSEKKKSPALQGNPQRRGVCVRVYTTTPKKPNSALRKVARVKLTNGLEVTCYIPGEGHNLQEHSIVLVRGGRTKDLPGVRYKIVRGALDTAGVAKRKQARSKYGAKKA, encoded by the coding sequence ATGCCTACTTTAAGTCAATTAGTAAAAAAAGGTAGAGATGTTCTATCTGAAAAGAAAAAATCACCAGCATTGCAAGGAAACCCACAAAGAAGAGGAGTTTGTGTAAGAGTTTATACAACTACACCTAAAAAACCAAACTCAGCTTTAAGAAAGGTTGCCAGAGTAAAATTAACTAACGGGTTAGAAGTTACTTGTTATATTCCAGGAGAAGGACATAACTTACAAGAACACTCAATCGTTCTAGTAAGAGGAGGAAGAACAAAAGACTTACCAGGAGTTAGATATAAAATAGTTAGAGGAGCTCTAGACACAGCTGGAGTTGCAAAAAGAAAACAAGCAAGATCTAAATACGGAGCTAAGAAAGCGTAA